Proteins encoded within one genomic window of Nitrospinaceae bacterium:
- the degQ_1 gene encoding peptidase gives MADKVRPAVVSLSPYVPPSPSIRRQDEPSKGRPNNAGAGVIIDAKKGFIVTNSHVVRSSDKIQVTLFGGKKVVGEVLGSDDDTDLAVVKIPEGLAEGSVDFGDSGRLKVGQMVVAVGNPYGLNDTMTFGIVSGLNRENVNLSRYEDFIQTDASINPGNSGGPLLNIRGEVVGINTAIINYAQSIGFAIPSNIVKQISTQLIENGEVRRGWLGVGIEPVDSEMAAKVDLDVGTGVLINSVFEGDPAQRAGLRVGDIILKIGGVAVNSPTRMIRIVGVITPGQTVHLDILRDGQPQVVRVKLDNYQKKKNRQAGIFDPQGNYPALGIELEPVQDGAEYGSGVVIKEIISGSTAEKKGIRVGDRILAVNGEDVSNPKQYQNIVGKIYRGGPVFFLLSRNDKKFHLTLVREN, from the coding sequence TTGGCGGACAAGGTGCGGCCCGCCGTTGTCAGCCTGTCTCCATACGTCCCCCCTTCTCCATCGATTCGCAGGCAGGATGAGCCCAGTAAAGGAAGACCCAACAATGCAGGGGCCGGTGTGATCATCGATGCAAAAAAAGGGTTCATCGTCACCAACAGTCATGTGGTCCGCAGTTCCGACAAAATTCAGGTGACGCTCTTTGGAGGTAAGAAAGTGGTCGGTGAGGTATTGGGATCGGATGACGACACGGATCTCGCTGTGGTGAAAATACCGGAAGGTCTGGCTGAAGGTTCTGTGGATTTTGGCGATTCGGGACGCTTAAAAGTCGGCCAGATGGTGGTTGCGGTTGGCAATCCTTACGGCTTGAACGACACCATGACCTTTGGCATCGTCAGCGGGTTGAACCGGGAAAACGTCAACCTTTCACGTTATGAAGATTTTATTCAGACCGACGCTTCGATCAACCCCGGAAACAGTGGTGGGCCATTACTCAACATTCGAGGGGAGGTCGTCGGTATCAACACCGCCATCATCAATTATGCGCAGAGCATCGGGTTTGCCATTCCCTCTAATATTGTGAAGCAGATCTCGACGCAATTGATCGAGAATGGCGAAGTCCGGCGGGGCTGGCTTGGGGTTGGGATCGAGCCTGTGGACTCTGAAATGGCGGCGAAAGTCGATCTGGATGTGGGGACAGGGGTTTTGATCAATTCGGTGTTTGAAGGCGATCCGGCTCAGCGGGCGGGGCTCCGGGTGGGGGATATCATTTTGAAAATTGGCGGTGTGGCCGTTAATTCTCCGACGCGTATGATTCGCATCGTGGGTGTCATTACCCCTGGGCAAACGGTTCATCTGGATATTCTTCGCGACGGTCAACCCCAGGTGGTTCGTGTGAAACTGGATAATTACCAAAAAAAGAAGAATAGACAGGCAGGCATTTTTGATCCCCAGGGGAATTACCCGGCCCTGGGGATAGAGTTGGAGCCGGTTCAGGATGGAGCGGAATACGGCTCCGGGGTGGTCATTAAAGAAATTATTTCTGGAAGTACTGCGGAGAAAAAGGGAATCCGGGTGGGGGATCGGATTTTAGCGGTGAACGGTGAAGACGTTTCAAACCCTAAGCAGTACCAAAATATTGTCGGCAAAATTTACCGCGGGGGCCCGGTTTTTTTTCTGTTATCAAGAAATGATAAAAAGTTCCATTTGACTCTTGTACGGGAAAATTAA
- the apr gene encoding phosphoadenosine phosphosulfate reductase, with protein MDFKELENQSAEEILQWTLDKFGKRAGVASSFGMEDMVLIDMVSNLGGDITLFTLDTGRLHEETYETMEKVRTRYGLTIQTYFPDREKVEALVRDKGLFSFRESVDNRKECCFIRKVEPLNRALAQLDAWVTGLRREQSVTRTDVPKVADDADHPPLVKINPLADWTQEQVEAYIQKHSVPVNALHARNFPSIGCAPCTRPIMEGEDIRAGRWWWENPEHKECGLHRPK; from the coding sequence ATGGACTTTAAAGAACTGGAAAACCAATCCGCCGAGGAAATCCTGCAATGGACCCTGGACAAGTTTGGCAAACGCGCCGGCGTCGCGTCGAGTTTCGGTATGGAGGACATGGTGCTCATCGATATGGTGTCCAATTTAGGGGGAGACATCACCCTGTTCACCCTGGACACCGGGCGCCTGCACGAGGAAACCTACGAGACCATGGAAAAAGTCCGCACCCGGTACGGGTTGACCATCCAGACGTATTTTCCCGACCGGGAGAAAGTCGAAGCGTTGGTTCGCGATAAAGGTCTTTTTTCCTTCAGGGAAAGTGTGGACAACCGCAAGGAATGCTGTTTCATCCGCAAGGTGGAACCCTTAAACCGCGCACTCGCCCAATTGGACGCCTGGGTGACGGGCCTCCGCCGCGAACAAAGCGTGACGCGCACCGACGTTCCAAAAGTGGCCGACGATGCCGACCACCCACCCCTGGTCAAGATCAACCCCCTCGCCGATTGGACGCAGGAACAGGTGGAAGCCTACATCCAGAAACACTCGGTTCCTGTCAATGCCCTGCATGCGAGAAACTTTCCCAGCATCGGCTGTGCTCCCTGCACCCGGCCCATCATGGAAGGGGAAGATATCCGCGCCGGACGCTGGTGGTGGGAAAACCCGGAGCATAAGGAGTGTGGGTTGCACAGACCGAAGTGA
- a CDS encoding phosphohydrolase, translated as MVSPDRIIEETRKHVESLFADDGSGHDWWHIYRVWTVAGKLAEAEGADRTVVELAALLHDIADWKFHDGDDTVGPQKARQWLEQQGTDEDTIRHVCDIVATISYKGAGVETPMQTLEGKVVQDADRLDAIGAQGIARTFAYGGNKNRLIYHPDQKPVMHQSFEEYKKNDGHTINHFYEKLLLLKDRMNTEAGKKMAGERHRFMEQFLDQFFREWHGES; from the coding sequence ATGGTTTCCCCTGACAGGATCATAGAAGAAACCCGAAAACACGTGGAATCCCTGTTTGCCGATGACGGTTCCGGCCACGACTGGTGGCATATTTACCGCGTGTGGACCGTTGCGGGCAAGCTGGCCGAGGCGGAAGGCGCGGACCGCACTGTAGTGGAACTGGCGGCGCTATTGCACGACATCGCCGACTGGAAATTTCATGACGGCGACGACACCGTCGGTCCGCAAAAAGCCCGGCAATGGCTGGAACAACAGGGAACCGACGAGGACACCATCCGCCATGTGTGCGACATCGTCGCAACCATCTCCTACAAGGGAGCTGGGGTAGAGACTCCGATGCAGACGCTGGAAGGCAAAGTCGTGCAGGACGCCGACCGGCTCGACGCCATCGGCGCTCAGGGCATCGCCCGCACGTTTGCTTATGGCGGCAACAAGAACCGCTTGATCTACCATCCCGATCAGAAGCCGGTGATGCATCAGAGTTTCGAGGAATACAAGAAAAACGACGGCCACACGATCAACCACTTTTACGAAAAACTGCTCCTCCTAAAGGACCGAATGAACACCGAGGCGGGAAAGAAAATGGCCGGGGAAAGGCACCGTTTCATGGAACAGTTTCTCGACCAGTTTTTCAGAGAATGGCATGGAGAATCCTGA
- the srtN gene encoding NAD-dependent protein deacetylase: protein MENPEILKEAAELLSGSKRVLFLTSAGMSADSNIPTFRDKDGYWRNFPPFKEKNLEAQDLASPWAFRNELPHAWAFYEWRRRNAHENEPHKGYHIINRWIDDHFEDAFIHTTNTDGYHLRSGSHPSQVMEVHGSMWRLQCLEVCSHSFWDEDSVPLCEMSYDTMKAWDYPKCRQCKAIARPHILMFGDGEYVGHPEQERNFQQFLGEPVDLAILVGSSGAIPTNDYIAVHLQSRGTQVININPDPSTNAIVRTDHFLPMTSEAAFIKLDEAAFGTPF from the coding sequence ATGGAGAATCCTGAAATCCTCAAAGAGGCCGCCGAGCTTTTGTCCGGCTCTAAACGCGTGCTGTTTTTGACCAGCGCCGGAATGAGCGCCGACTCCAATATCCCGACATTTCGAGATAAAGACGGGTACTGGCGAAACTTCCCGCCCTTCAAGGAAAAAAATCTGGAAGCGCAGGATCTCGCCAGCCCCTGGGCGTTCCGCAACGAGCTTCCGCACGCCTGGGCATTTTACGAATGGCGGCGGCGAAACGCTCACGAAAACGAACCGCACAAGGGCTATCACATCATCAACCGCTGGATCGACGACCACTTTGAAGACGCCTTCATCCACACCACCAACACCGACGGCTATCACCTGCGTTCCGGGTCTCATCCCAGTCAGGTGATGGAAGTGCACGGGTCCATGTGGCGCCTTCAGTGCCTGGAGGTGTGCAGTCACAGTTTCTGGGACGAGGATTCCGTTCCGCTTTGCGAGATGTCGTATGACACCATGAAAGCCTGGGATTATCCGAAATGCCGTCAGTGTAAGGCCATCGCCCGGCCTCACATTTTAATGTTCGGCGATGGAGAGTATGTCGGGCATCCGGAACAGGAGAGAAATTTTCAACAGTTTCTCGGCGAGCCCGTCGATCTGGCGATTCTGGTTGGAAGCTCCGGAGCTATCCCGACCAATGACTACATCGCGGTCCATCTTCAAAGCCGGGGAACGCAGGTGATCAACATCAACCCCGATCCGTCCACCAACGCCATCGTCCGCACGGACCACTTCCTGCCCATGACCAGCGAAGCCGCTTTCATAAAGTTAGACGAAGCGGCTTTTGGAACACCGTTTTAA